One genomic window of Conger conger chromosome 7, fConCon1.1, whole genome shotgun sequence includes the following:
- the LOC133133872 gene encoding protein sprouty homolog 3, giving the protein MDLAPSRRAEPDLAPSRRAEPDVLDLQQVPVLSIDQIRAIRASNDYVERPLVAEPGAQTGLFFIQEERHHHGRRIPRSQSLHHQAHLAQVSQSSTVASLSRSSTASDQRLLSGPGRSASGPPPVRSQPKPQLKPDALGKRLSEAGSLSRHLLICERCGRCKCQECGAARSLPSCWLCDQRCLCSADSALETATCLCCVKGLFYHCSADDEDNCADRPCSCGPAHRCSRWAAMALLSLCLPCLCCYPPAKLCLSACQRAYDRAARPGCRCSNSNTVCRKISANNPAPFPKSLEKPV; this is encoded by the coding sequence ATGGACCTGGCACCCTCCCGCAGGGCAGAGCCGGACCTGGCACCCTCCCGCAGGGCAGAGCCGGACGTGCTCGACCTCCAGCAGGTGCCGGTCCTGTCCATCGACCAAATCCGGGCCATCAGGGCCAGCAATGACTACGTGGAGCGCCCCCTAGTGGCTGAGCCCGGCGCGCAGACCGGGCTGTTCTTCATCCAGGAGGAGCGGCATCATCACGGCAGGAGGATCCCACGCAGCCAGAGCCTCCACCACCAAGCCCACCTGGCGCAGGTGAGCCAGTCCAGCACCGTCGCCTCCCTGTCCCGCAGCAGCACCGCCTCGGACCAGCGCCTCCTGTCCGGCCCGGGCCGGTCCGCCTCCGGCCCGCCGCCCGTGCGCAGCCAGCCCAAGCCGCAGCTGAAGCCCGACGCGCTGGGCAAGCGGCTGTCGGAGGCCGGGAGCCTGAGCCGCCACCTGCTGATCTGCGAGCGCTGCGGCCGCTGCAAGTGCCAGGAGTGCGGGGCGGCGCGGAGCCTGCCGTCCTGCTGGCTGTGCGACCAGCGCTGCCTGTGCTCGGCGGACAGCGCCCTGGAGACCGCGACCTGCCTGTGCTGCGTCAAGGGCCTGTTCTACCACTGCTCCGCCGACGACGAGGACAACTGCGCCGACCGGCCCTGCTCCTGCGGCCCGGCCCACCGCTGCTCCCGCTGGGCCGCCATGGCGCTGCTGTCCCTCTGCCTGCCCTGCCTGTGCTGCTACCCGCCCGCCAAGCTGTGCCTGAGCGCCTGCCAGCGGGCCTACGACCGCGCCGCCCGGCCCGGCTGCAGGTGCAGCAACTCCAACACCGTCTGCCGCAAGATCTCCGCCAACAACCCCGCGCCCTTCCCCAAGTCCCTGGAGAAGCCGGTATGA